The following proteins are co-located in the Leptospira weilii genome:
- the corA gene encoding magnesium/cobalt transporter CorA, with protein sequence MKQILFTEFFPEENQEKSVANPCKILPETNNKPPEFSELEWLCTKGLVWIDLDSTEGEDMDFLARGCNFHPLAIEDCINKNQRPKLDEYESYLFIVLHRFQYDIEKRILKNNEIHIFFNEKFVVTVHQKEEPSIEQLKARCMTQGNPLSRGTDQILYMLFDQTVDSNFPILDKISEEIVRIESQILVNQDTQQTIAGILFLKRNLTRIRRILSPQREIVNSLIRRDNSFLSPKIQIYFRDVYDHLSRIYETIDMDRDLLGNTMDAYFSVISQRTNDIVKRLTLINLIFMPLTFLTGFFGMNFTTIPYANAPLLYITIGLMSLIPTSMIFWFRKKHWFKD encoded by the coding sequence TTGAAACAAATCTTATTCACTGAATTCTTCCCGGAAGAAAATCAAGAAAAATCGGTAGCAAATCCTTGTAAGATACTTCCGGAAACAAATAACAAACCTCCGGAATTCTCCGAACTGGAATGGCTTTGCACCAAAGGTTTAGTTTGGATCGATCTGGATTCAACGGAAGGAGAAGATATGGATTTTCTGGCAAGGGGGTGCAATTTCCATCCGCTTGCGATAGAGGATTGTATCAATAAAAATCAAAGACCGAAATTGGACGAATACGAATCGTATCTATTTATCGTTCTGCATAGATTTCAGTACGATATAGAAAAAAGAATTCTAAAAAATAACGAGATCCATATTTTTTTTAACGAAAAATTTGTAGTCACCGTCCATCAAAAAGAAGAACCGTCAATCGAACAACTCAAAGCACGTTGTATGACACAGGGAAATCCGCTTTCCAGAGGAACGGATCAGATTCTTTACATGCTGTTCGATCAGACAGTGGATTCCAACTTTCCGATCTTGGATAAGATTAGCGAAGAGATCGTTCGGATCGAATCGCAGATACTCGTAAACCAAGACACTCAGCAGACCATCGCCGGAATCCTCTTCCTCAAACGAAATCTAACTCGGATTCGAAGAATTCTTTCTCCTCAAAGGGAAATCGTCAACAGTTTGATTCGAAGAGATAACAGTTTCCTAAGTCCAAAAATTCAGATTTATTTCCGGGACGTTTACGATCATTTGAGTCGGATCTATGAAACGATCGACATGGATCGGGACCTTCTTGGGAACACTATGGATGCGTATTTTTCAGTAATTTCACAAAGAACCAACGATATTGTTAAGCGACTTACTCTGATTAATTTGATCTTTATGCCGCTCACTTTCCTAACCGGTTTTTTCGGGATGAATTTTACTACAATCCCCTACGCAAACGCTCCATTGTTGTATATTACGATCGGACTAATGTCCCTCATCCCTACCAGTATGATATTTTGGTTTCGAAAAAAGCACTGGTTCAAAGACTAA
- a CDS encoding TetR/AcrR family transcriptional regulator, translating into MAKDTRDLILKTSLKLFSEQGYHGTTMRQVASKAGMSLGLAYRYFDSKEAILEGIIESHDKILKRYITDEVVSNPSREDLIMNVSESIITLVKENEDYLRLYWNLMLQPKIHRLKRRNIRLVNMIFFETSKKTIRSIKPNYTEFEIKNLASTTIGYMINYLTNKKEFSLDDFRNFLIYTLKNT; encoded by the coding sequence ATGGCTAAAGATACCCGAGATCTAATTCTCAAAACCTCTCTCAAACTTTTTTCAGAACAAGGCTATCACGGAACTACGATGAGACAGGTTGCTTCGAAAGCGGGCATGTCTCTCGGACTCGCGTATCGTTATTTCGATTCGAAAGAAGCGATCCTCGAAGGAATCATAGAATCGCATGATAAAATCCTAAAACGTTATATAACAGACGAAGTTGTCTCGAATCCGAGTCGGGAGGATCTGATTATGAACGTTTCCGAAAGTATCATCACTCTTGTCAAGGAAAACGAGGACTATCTCAGACTCTATTGGAATCTTATGCTTCAACCCAAAATTCATAGGTTGAAGCGAAGAAATATTCGCCTCGTGAATATGATCTTTTTTGAAACTTCGAAAAAAACGATCCGCTCCATTAAACCGAATTACACGGAATTCGAAATCAAGAACCTCGCTTCGACTACGATCGGTTATATGATCAATTACCTCACGAACAAGAAAGAATTCTCGCTCGACGACTTCCGCAACTTCCTCATTTACACTCTGAAAAATACATAA